The region TTAATTGTGACAAAATTGTTAATATTTTAATGTCAGCAAACAACTATATATCatgataaaaatagaaaaaatgatctcaacaattcaaatgAGAACATTTAAAAATAGGTATCGATCGCAGTGGTAAAAACTAAAGAGTAGttgattaaagaaaaaaaactaaagagTAGTTTGACTCTAGTTTAAGAGTCCAATTTATAGGATACACACTATTAGAAAAAACTTAGGCCTTTATTACATTTAGATCAGAATTACGAAAGCAACTATTAAAAATACATGTAACCTaccatttcaaaataaaaaataccgtGATGTGAGTATTTTCGGTTCGAACAAGATTAAGTAAGAAAAATATATTGGTAAACaagctgaaaaaaaaaaatcaagggaTTACAGGGGAAACCCACGCTACTGGCACATTCGCACTCCATCTCTATCACCTCACTCACTGTCGTGATCATCACCAAATTCAAAACCCAGCGAGCGAGCGAGCTCATTCAGTTGAGTCGAGTAGCGATGAGCAATcgaggtgaagaagaagaagaagaagaagcattaTCGAGAAGCGCAAGAGCTGCAGAAGATCTCTACCACCTTCGAGACACTTTTTTCCCACCCAACCCTCATGACAGAATCTCGTCGTTGCAGCACCATTCCGATCTCGCTCTCAATCTCCTCGATTCCATTCCTCCAGGTCACTCACTCACTCAATTCTAATCAATCAACGCTAGCGTTTTACTACAGCATTTGAAATTTCAGCTTTAACGTGCTTTGCTAGTTTACGAAATTGTTCCCCCTTTTGGGGTgtttgtttgtgtatgattacTACAATACTTGAAAAAATTGAATGTGTAGCATTGGAAGTGTGATAAGCTAGATTACCCCCTAATGAATGTGTGAAAGGGTTTTGACTTTTGAAACTTGCTAGGTTTTACACACCAGAAAAGAGGAGCATGATTAGGTTTTCAAATTAAGTAATGATTCGTGAGGCGTTTTATGGTTGTACAGTTAGTTGTTGCATTGGATCAATTTTGGGGGAGGGGGAGAGCCCTAATCCGTAATTCGAATTCAGTTGCTATTTTGTATATGGCTGAGTTCACTCAAATTACGGATGGAGCGGTTATTTCTAAAGAAAGGTTGCTACATTGGGATAGGAAAATCCAAGGTGGTGGAAGCCCAAGTGGTTGATGGTGTCTTAACATAAATTCAACAAGTTGAGATTGACCAGCCTCAAAAGAATGGAAAATAAGAAATCGAGATGCAAGTAACTAGGTAGAGGATTAGTGGGGGGTGTTTCCAAATATTTATATAGCGATGTTTTATAGTGTATGAAAAACTAGTTGCTAGTGACATGATATAAACCTTGATATGCTTGCTGAGAAACTGctgttattattatttacatTTTAATGTAAACAATTTTGTTTTCATGTTGCTTTTCCTCATTGAGCTGCCTCCGACTCACAGTTACTTAGAATGGCATCTAACACTTTTTTGACCACAAAATGAGCAAATATTTGATAAATGGCTCTTGGAATTTAAAATGTATTCCCATATATCCCATTTGTTTCAATGAAGTTTGTCATTAAAATTTTGTATCCTTTGCCAGAACAAAGAAAATCACCGATGCAACGTGCAACATTTGAATATCTTAGAGGGAAGGTGTTGGATGTATTTCCTGACTACAGGAAAGACGCTGAGGATCACCTATCGAAAGCTGTAAGCAAGATTGAAGTTGTTAGTTTCTGTGATTTAGTGTGCCTTTCTATTGATGATTAAGTGGTTGATTGTAGTTGGCTCTTCTATGGTCCAGGTTAAGTTAAATCCATCTCTTGCAGATGCTTGGCTATGTTTAGGTAACTGCATATGGAAGAAGGGAGATTTGCCTGCTGCAAAAAACTGCCTCAGTCTTGCATTGAACAAGGTTAGAATTGATAGTATATTTTTGTGAAAGATACTTGATGGTATCCCAGAGGATGATGCATTGGTGTACAAACCAGCCAAGCCAAACAGCTGGGTAACTGCCTGATGGCATGTCACTATTAATTAGTTGCAGAACTGCTGAATGCAGTCAGTTATGATTACAAATTAACTACTGTCAGTTGTTTATTTGGAGTCAATGTGATAGTAGGGTGTGTAATAATATATGCAACGTTGTTATTATGTATTGTGGACAGAGAATAGTCTGCAGGAAACTTTGGTCTCTGGGACAGCAAGGATATTTCTGTATAGTGTGTGATTTCTGTCAgtaatataattattttgtttATCTTTGGTTAGCAATTCTATAGAGCATCAAAGTTTCAAACACATACAGAATCAGGGGTTAGTTGAAATTTGTATAACGGGTTATTGATGAGGAATTTGGGTAGATTCCATGAGGTTCTAGGTGATGAAAGTTCAGAGGTTGTAATTAAATGTTGGATATAATTTGGGGAAAATATATTTATTGCTGACgttaaatattttcaatattttgaCACATAGTGAAAATCTACTTGAGGCAATTACCTTCTTTTCCTGAGTTTCAGTTTCACTTTGCTCTGGTTGAGGTTCTGTCGTTTGTTGTGAACTGATGAGTGATGATATATATTGGTTATTTATGCAGGGTCCTAACAAAAAGATTCTTTGTCAATTATCAATGCTTAAAAGAAAAATGTCTCAAGGTAAGGGATTCACTTttgcttttttatttgtttaaagATCTATTGTTTTTCATTGTTCTTAATTTCCTTAGGCATTGTAACTTTGTTTTTGGGCACTTATCCATGTATATAACAAGCCTTTTCTTTCCACATTTGTCCTTTCTATGTTGATTTTGGGAATCTTTATGCTAAATGATCAGatggttttggttttttagaGTGGTTAATTCTTAGTGCATTCTTTATGATGTGGTACTAGCTAGTAGCTAGTGAAATTCTCCCTCATTCACAAGAGAAATTGTTATAAAGTCCTTCTCGAAAATTTAGAATCTGAGAAAGTTTCTTGTTTCTTCCCAGAGGAACAATATGTTTTGATTGCTTCAACATATACGAAACTGCTTTATTTGTAATCTCAAATGTGATAATTATGAGGTATTGACGCTTGGAGATATGGATTGCATTGCTACAAGAGGATTGAATTACACAAGTTGAATGACTGAACGAACATAAAAGTGAGATAGAAACTTTTGGTGTTGAGGTGCAGAATGTACTTGCAAGCAGTTGTTTTAGCTTGTTCTATAATGCTCTAAAATTTGACCATGCATACTACTAGTATGCATAAAAATGAAAATCTGGGAAGCAAAGTGTGATGACAGAGGGAAATGGAGCAGGTAATAATGGGTAAAATAAGGAAAGTGGAGAGAAAAGTAAATTGTAATAACTATTCATAATAGCTGTATATTCACGTTTATAAGGTTCTTAGAAAATGTCAATAGAATAGAGTCCATAGACTTTGTATTATCTGTAGGAAATTAGAAACAGAAAACTACCTAATAGTAGAGATTTATATTGTGCCTGCTATGAAATCAGGTGCGGAGAATCAGTCAGAACTTGTTGAAGAAAGCATTGAACATGCCAAGGAAGCAATCACTTTGGACGTCAAGGATGGGAACTCTTGGTGTAAGTTTTAAAATTAGTGATTACTATGATATGCCTAAAAAATGAATCGTGCTTGCTATTGGATAATATTTAGCATTTAATGAGGATGGTTGTTGTAAATTAGCTGGTAATTAGGCTGTACATTTAGATTTAGTTACTAATAACCTCTTGATTGCTCCTTGATTAATTGAAATTATACCATAAATAAGGGATTATGTGCAGCCTAGACACAAATTCTCTCAAACACTATTTTAACATCCCACTAGCCTGGACGTTATTATGTAAAGTTTATACCGCCTTGACGGCTTAATGCAATGAATGCAAGTTTTGTTTTGTAGAATACAAGAAAACTGTTTGTCAATATTTTAGTCAAATGACATGATAAATCATTTCAGATTTTTAGAGAATGATTTATCCAGACAGAAGGAATTTCAAATTCTGTGTTTTGAGTAAAAAATCATTTGAAAAAAGTACAATTTTGAAAATGCCTGTTTCAGGCTTTCGCTATCCAAACAAAGAACTTCATACTACTTACATATTTTATGTCCTCTTTAGAACTTCATTTACTTTTAAAGTTTCCtcattgaaagttgaaacacaCGTATTTATTTTCCTGAAATGAACAGTGTTGGTTGAAATTGAATATGAGAAGCTGTCCTACTTGTACATAATACTTTTAATGTTTGTCCTTGAAAATCGTTTTGTGACTAAAATATAATATCATATGTGAGAATTGAGAAAACAAATCAACATTTAAAATTTCATTCTCGTTTTTTATTTTCTGGAGTTAAATATTgtttgttttaaaataaaatgtgatATTTGTGTCTTTTTAACATCATCTTCTCTTTTTTACAGATAATCTTGGAAATGCATACCTTACAAGTTTTTTTGTCACTGGAGCTTGGGATCATGCCAAACTTTCACATTCTTTAAAAGCATATCAAAATGCTGTGAGTATAAACAGAAATGATTTAGAATTTAGCAGCAATAGTTTGCATATGGTAGAAACACATCTTCATTTTGGTTACTTTTATTATACTTGTTTCAACATGGAGATGGTTACTGTGTCTAATATTTATTGGTGAATAGGCTTATCATTTACACTTGCGGAAGACCTAATGTTTGGTTAATGTGTTCCAGGAGAAAGATGAAAGAATGAAGTCCAATCCTGACCTATATTTTAATTATGCCACCGTAAGTTGCATTTTGATCCTTATATTGTATGTCAATATGTTCAAGCCTTCATTAGAGAAGACTTTGGAGATTGTATTAGTTACCTTACTTTTCCCCCCCTATATATTTGGCGTCATATTTCACTGTTCTCACCCTGCAGGAAATAATAGGAAATAATGGTATCTAATCGTCAAAATCATATAGCAGTGCATGCTATACATATTAGGCATAATAGTATATTGGGCGGAGTCTTGCATGTTTGTCTAAATAGTTTGTTACAGGTTAACAAATATCTAGAGAACTATGAGAGGGCCCTTAGTGGATTTGAGGCTGCTGCTCTAAAGGATCCAGGTCTCAATGCTGCAGAGGAGGCTCAGAAGATAGTCAACTTACTTGACAAGGTGGACAATCTTTTGAGGGTAATGATATTTTCCCTTGGCTATGTAGTAGCAATCATATTTTTCAGTAGTTTGGTATCTTACATGGAGGGTTCTTTTAATGACAGATAGATAGTAAACGCAAGAAACATTAAAATCAACTCTGCCTCTCCCCCAAGTATCATCAGTATTTTTATTATGTGCAGGGACATGTAAGAGCTAAGAGAATAGCATCTTTGGTATCATCGTTGGCTGCTGTTAGTTGTAAGCTCCTTTTTTACCTATAGGTTTCAGTTCATGGACCATGCTAAATTTTGATGAGCTTGTGTGTATGAATCTTTATTTCTTTTTCCCCCAATACTAACATACTGACTAGATTCATTTCTACCTTCTGGTGTAAGTAAAATCGTCACACAAAGGAGTTACCATTGACCTTCTGTCAGAGGGTCTGAATAGAGCTCTAGCAGTAGAGGGGAAGGTGCTTTTCTTTGTTAGGAGTGAGAGTGTTGCTCCCCTGTAAGTCCTCTACCCCAGACAAGTGTTTTTTACTATTGATAATCTTTTACACAAGCAGTGATCCATTCTCCTGTATTTGTACTGGGCAGTTTTAGAAGTAATGGAGTGAGTTGATATCTATCAAATTGGTATATTGCATCCAGTGCATTAAATAATCCCTCATCAATATGCCTAAACTATGCCTTTTGCTATTTGAACTGTAAATGTCATTGCATTCTGTTGGATAACTTGTTTTGCATTATATGACTGGAttttctttgctctttttgaCCTTGCTGTTTTCCATGTGTATTGGGTTGGATGAAGGGAAATAATGTTTGGTTGGGAAATGGATCTTTTCAACTAAAACAACGGGCGGGCACTAGGGCCATAAATATTGTTTCAGAGGGGGCAAAAATGGTTAGTAAAACTATAAACAATTTAAACATATTGATTAAAATAAAGTTAAATGGAAAAATGTATTTATATTTCACAATGGATTTAATGCAACAAAGCAGAACCTTTACTGGTTACAGAGTTTGTCCTTCTTTGACTGGTTCTGTTCCTTTAACTTCACCAATGCATAATAAATTGGATTAAATAAGATCAATGCAGAAGAACATACTACATCCTTTAGCACCATGCAGTCATGCAGCAGTGACGGCAATATTCTTTCAATCTGATGATGGGGCCATTTTAGTGTTGGTTTTGTTATACATTGGATGCTGATAGGAATAACCACCTGAGATCATTGTACTCATAGTTCATTTTCCATAAATACTCCGCTGATTGTTCACAATAACAACTTTCAACCATGTTACAAGAAAATATCATTAATGTTTGTCTGCGTGTAATTTTTCACAGAAAAATGTGTTTCCATGACCTTTATGTTAGTATCTTGAGAATAGTTGCAATGTATGCAGAAATCGGATTCAGATGATTTGTTCTTCTCATTTTGCAGATACTATGTGCTTTGTGATTCAAATCAAACTTGCTTTGTTCTCTCAGTTTATGGTGTACGTTTTGATGTGGTAAGAACTGCTCCTGATGTTTTATGTCATCTTCTCTTCTACTGTCCCACACTCCCACTCATGTTTTTCGAAAGTTCAAATTCACCGGTCCTAGATATGTTAAGTATTACAAAATAGTTGCATGGTTCCTTCTTTCTCATCCCTAATAATACTTCTTTACATCAAAAATCAACGGGGAGAGTAGTAGTAGTCTATATGAAGGGATAAAAGAAATGACCATAATAGTTCTCATTTAGAGGTTGTCCAGCTGATATAGACCCCATCAAGTTGTTGTAGATAAATCATTCAAAACATTATATATTCTTCTCTCTCCATTTAAATGAGTGCTTTTTGCTGACTAGAAGTTTGATGTAGTttgttatttttctcttttctattGTTATGGTTCATCCATTGAAGAATTATATTCTGGTGTTTATTGAGCTCTTGTTATCCAGATTAAAGAAGGAGATCAGCTAACATTGCTCGACCCTTTATTTCGGGATGTTGATTTGTCTTGGAAGGAGAAGGTACCCTTTCatcaaagatattttgattcAATGCAGTTATTAGCTAATTCCTCAACATATCTTTGTAGTAGAAGTAGAACTAGTCATTCTGATTAAGGGTTTACTTTGTTTTAtgcattaaaaatagcattatCAGTTCAAGTCTATACGCCTGGATTTCTATGAACAAGTGCTTGTTAATGGAAAAGCTCTGACTCCTCAACAAGCTATCCGTTCATCAATACTTGCACAACATAAACCTTGAACAGACCACTGCTAAATAGATTCGAGCTTTGCTTTTGGTTGTCTTTGGCTGTTGGATGCTGTATTGAGTTGGTAAATAGATTAGTTGTTACAGGTATACAGGTGAATTTCTTGCCCATGATATGGGTCACAATCAGGGAATAGTAAAATATGAGTTTTGCATTTGTTAAATATGATGGTTTTGCATTTGTTAAATATGATAGTTTCAAGGTTCTCATTTTATCTTTTTGGTGCTTCAATAGCATGTTTATGTAATGATCTAGTTTGTATGTTTGTATCAAAGATAAACTATAATCTTTGCTCATCATCCTTTTAAAATTCTTCCATTTCGTCAAGGAAAACAATGATATCTgcttaatattttttcaattttactcAATATGCGAATTATCATATGTCTCGTCCATTAGGGGTTCAAAATCCATTAGAGGATCCTTGTGGCAGAGTTAGGGTACGCAGACTCAAGTAGATGCCTAAGCGGGACTAGTCTCACCTTTAGcaaaattaatgataataaaatgAGAGAATACCTAAATTATTCGGATTTGCCAATACTAGGAATGATTTCATTGTTCTTTTttggaagaaaaataaaactattcAACGGTTCAATTTAAGTGATAAGTTATTTGGTAATAAAAAAAGTTTATGGAGAATTCGTTTGAAAAATTTGTAAATTGGGGGAACCAACAGAAAAAACCACAAATTTGTTAAaggataaaaatatatatttaaatccCACTATTTTCTTTGTTGAAGAGTTCTAAAGAGATCGGAGTGTTGTACCTAAAAAAATGATGGAAGTAGGCCAAACTGCTGACAAGAGTTTGCGGGCTACATCTAACCTAGACCAGAtcaaactaataaataaacaagactaaatcttttttttttaaatttatttggtTAAAAAAGTCAGATTTAGGTACTAGAATGCCTTAATAGacaacctatttaaataaatataattaatataaatttatttattatttttacattaGATTTTTAATCTAATATTTAAAGGTTGTATACTTATTGTCTAACTATGTTTAAAATAGTAGAGGAAAGATTTATTGGTCCTTAACACTAGTATTATCTTCAAAAAAAGTTCGGATAGTGAAACTTGTGGATTCTGGTAACCTTGTGTTACTAGATGAACATTTGAGAATTTATATGTGGTAGTGGTAGAGGTTTGACCACCACACCCCATCTCCATCTTTGGGATTTGCTCATACAAACCCAAGTAGTATTGAAAGATAAAACAACAACTTAACGTCCATTGTGTACGGTGACATATAGCTAGAATTTTGTGTTAAAGGagatcaaaaaatatataatgtaattttaagTATAACATGCAAAATTTATCTTTCTTTAGTGCGTGCGCGTGCGTGCAAGAATGAAACTAGCTCCGCTGTGAATTCAACTAACTGCACTTCATAGTTTGACTGATTGACATAAATAATGGAGGGTATTCAAGGCCTCTCAGCATAAAATTTATCCTGCCCAACAAAAAGTAGGATACATCCAATTCTATTTGATTTAAGAAAGATGGAAATGTTATTAACTATATTTGAATTTGTGATGAATAAGAGCTAGTAGCTAAAAAAAATGTGTTGTACAAAATTGTAACGGATGGAAAGTGAGTAATTGTCATTATTTCACATTAAGTTGGAAATTGAGATACAAAGAGAGGTTTATATACCTTCCCCTAGAgaatgtatcatatgagaaatgTGATCTTacatgagaaaatgagaataaatcacgaccgttagataaTATCATACATTAGTAATCTTAAGGTAATAGGTTAATGGAGGACAGTGAGTTGAAGTGATTCCTGTGATAGCTTCCCTACAAAATTGCAATTATGTAGGCTAAGCACACGTGGAGTATAATGTTCCAATGCATAGCTTTCGTTCACAGCAACTACTAACTGCGCATAAATCTCTGGCGTCACCCTGCCAACTGTGGTGCAAATACTAGAATCACATACCTCACACTCACTTTTCTTCCAAACCTGAAAATTTTAAACAAAGAAGATTCTGTGTAAATCATGGTCATAAATAGATACTGGAACATAAATACAGAAATATAGAACATTTCAAGAGCAAAATTtagattttcttctttttacctCTGTTGATAATTTGTTAATTTACTCAGGATTATTTCTAATTTCTAGCACAACATAAACATGTAGTTCATTCCAAATAAAACAAATGCTTTGAACTACACCCttcggtcactattataagcaaaagttagctttgtaggttcattcaataaatgatgtatgtgaccattttaatgaccacatacatcatttattgaatgaatctaaaataCTAACTTTTgtttataatagtgaccggagggtgtacgAATGAAGGAAACTCACAAATAAGTTAAGTGATGAAAAAAATACCATCGAAGCATTGGCAGAAGAAATTTCTTGATCTTCACATGGGCGCTCTTGATACTGAGAGTCAAAGGGAATGCATAAAGGCAACATTAATGACCCAGATTGGTTGTAGTATCCCAGAGTACCTCGTGTCGCATTTATATTTGTTGTTTCATATATGAATCGATTAACAATAGTAGCAATGTAGTTGGCCACTTGTGTACTTTGGATTAATGTTTTGTTAGTCGTTCTCTGATCGACACATGGAAGAACACAACTAAGAGTAGATTCTTTGTGTGGATTCGCTGCCCATTCTCCCGTTTCCATACATGTATCAGAAATCACACTGTCATGGAAAAAAATGCTCATGTCAGGTTAGGTAGTTGTTACAAAGTAAAGCAAGCAGTATGACAACGTTTTATGACCGCAAGGTAGTACAAACAACAGTGGAGGAATGTTCTTTGTATTATTCATCAAAACAAAACAGCCTCTATATAGGCAATTACATAACAAacaaataacatgaaaactgaTCACTCATATATCCACTACTGAACATGCAAAATAGTTTCCAATTGACTAAGTAAACACAAATTAAAGTAACCGACAACATAGTGACTAGGACAACAAACTTCTAAACTGCAAGTACTAACTACCACAAGAGTTGTTAGTGTAAGCATCCAGAGCAGAAGATGTAAATATAATGAAAACAggttaaatataaatataatgacTTACTTATCAAGGATCATGAACACTCCGGAAAGAATGAATGTGGCTGCAACCAGCAACCATCCAATGATAATAAATCTGCAAAATAAGTAAATCAGACAAAGGAACATAACAAGGATCCTTACATAGGCATGATAAGCAATGTTAATATAAATAGACCATAAGCAAACATAACTTACCCGAAGATTGCACGTTGATAACCAAGGACATATAGAACAGCCAAAATAATTGTCATCATAACCAAGAGTTCTAGAATATAAATACCAATTAGTTCAACGTATTGAAGATGTTATCATCAACACCTACCTAGTCCAGCTAGAGCTAGAAGAAGCATCACTACTGCCACAACAAGCAAAGCTATACGCCTGCATCAAAGCAACATGCAAACAATTTAGCATCATATATAGATGGAAATTAAATTATGGAATGAAGATTTCTCAGTTTTACAGTTACATACACATATTTGGATACTACTCTGAATTTTACAGCACTTTCATTTGTCTTCTCAGAAAGTGTTTCTGCCACCCTATCCAGATCCCTATTCAACTTATCAATATCATTCATGACATCAGGTGGGAGAAGTATGTGGGCGACATTGATTGATTTTGCAAGAGACAAATACTTCGTGACATTTCTTAGAATCTCCACTGTATAGTCTAACTGGTTCACAACATAAAGGAGGGTATCCGAAGCCTCACCATGAAATTTCTCCTGCCTGACAAAAATAAGGATACATCCAGTCCTGTGTGAATTAAGAAAATGGGAAAGGTTATGAACAAAAGGAGCACAAGTAAATAAAACATCTGGAGAAGAAGATAGCAAGATGAACATTCAAATAAAGTAAAGAGTCTTACGCTGCCGCACAAGTGAAGAATATAAGCAACATAAGACATATCCTTTGAGAATGATTTAATCTCAGGTCATTTATGTTAATCCCCCATCCACAACATAGATGAATAACAAGCGCCAAGCCAAATGAGATCAAACATAAGATAGCAATAACGAAACCAACCCCACCAGTGTATCCAAATTAAGTACAACATACAaaatttatttctctttctctcttcttgtgTGCGTGCGGCGTGCGCGTGGAAACACCATGTTTATTAACATACAAAATGCATGAGCGTCTGTGGAGGTTCTACATCAGATTAAAGTTCTTTTTACATTTATGAAGTTTACAGTGTATATGTATAAATTAGATTAATGATTTATTCTCATAGAATCCTTTTAAATATCTTCCTACACATATTAAACGAAGAAactattaaataataaatgttTATAAAATACAAGAACAAGGTGGACGTGCCGGAGTGGTTATCGGGCATGACTAGAAATCATGTGGGCTTTGCCCGCGCAGGTTCGAATCCTGCCGTCCacgttttcattttcattttatgatttatttctttttttttgggattttttttttgataagctctTATTTTTTGGGTAAGCTGAACTTTATTGGGCTGGGCCTAACAAGATTCGGCCTGATAAAAAAGGGCCACGATTTTTACACACCCAACTATTGCTATTTATACTACCTTCAAAGTAttgaccaaaagaaaaaaatactacCTT is a window of Lotus japonicus ecotype B-129 chromosome 5, LjGifu_v1.2 DNA encoding:
- the LOC130720157 gene encoding uncharacterized protein LOC130720157 gives rise to the protein MSNRGEEEEEEEALSRSARAAEDLYHLRDTFFPPNPHDRISSLQHHSDLALNLLDSIPPEQRKSPMQRATFEYLRGKVLDVFPDYRKDAEDHLSKAVKLNPSLADAWLCLGNCIWKKGDLPAAKNCLSLALNKGPNKKILCQLSMLKRKMSQGAENQSELVEESIEHAKEAITLDVKDGNSWYNLGNAYLTSFFVTGAWDHAKLSHSLKAYQNAEKDERMKSNPDLYFNYATVNKYLENYERALSGFEAAALKDPGLNAAEEAQKIVNLLDKVDNLLRGHVRAKRIASLVSSLAAVSLKSSHKGVTIDLLSEGLNRALAVEGKVLFFVRSESVAPLYYVLCDSNQTCFVLSVYGVRFDVIKEGDQLTLLDPLFRDVDLSWKEKHYQFKSIRLDFYEQVLVNGKALTPQQAIRSSILAQHKP
- the LOC130720416 gene encoding uncharacterized protein LOC130720416 isoform X3 — encoded protein: MMTIILAVLYVLGYQRAIFGFIIIGWLLVAATFILSGVFMILDNVISDTCMETGEWAANPHKESTLSCVLPCVDQRTTNKTLIQSTQVANYIATIVNRFIYETTNINATRGTLGYYNQSGSLMLPLCIPFDSQYQERPCEDQEISSANASMVWKKSECEVCDSSICTTVGRVTPEIYAQLVVAVNESYALEHYTPRVLSLHNCNFVGKLSQESLQLTVLH
- the LOC130720416 gene encoding uncharacterized protein LOC130720416 isoform X2, with product MNDIDKLNRDLDRVAETLSEKTNESAVKFRVVSKYVRIALLVVAVVMLLLALAGLATFILSGVFMILDNVISDTCMETGEWAANPHKESTLSCVLPCVDQRTTNKTLIQSTQVANYIATIVNRFIYETTNINATRGTLGYYNQSGSLMLPLCIPFDSQYQERPCEDQEISSANASMVWKKSECEVCDSSICTTVGRVTPEIYAQLVVAVNESYALEHYTPRVLSLHNCNFVGKLSQESLQLTVLH